In Cyanobacteria bacterium GSL.Bin1, the genomic stretch ATCAAGTTGATGCCAGTGATGATATTGGCGGAAATTGGTATCACGGCGTTTATGAAACCGCTCATATTATTTCCTCGAAGAAAGTCACCCAGTTTTCCCATTTTCCAATGCCTAGGCACTATCCTGACTTCCCCAGTGCGAAACAAATGCGGGATTATTTACATGCTTTTGCTGACTATTTTCACTTACGCCCCCATATTGAACTGAACCAGAAAGTTATTGATGTGCGACCCATCGAAGATAATCTTTGGCAAGTGACCTTTGCCAATCAAGAACAACGAATCTATAAAGGGGTTATCTTATGTAACGGTCATCACTGGTGTCGGCGTTTTCCCGAATTCAAGGGAGAGTTTTCCGGTAAAATCATTCACTCTAAAGATTACAAAACACCGGACCAACTTCGTGGAAAGCGGGTTTTAGTCATTGGTGGCGGCAATTCCGGGTGCGATTTAGCAGCAGAAGCAGCGCGAGTGGGGGCAAAAAGCGTTCTGAGTTTGCGTGAGTCAGTCTGGTTTATTCCCAAAACATTTGCTGGCAAGCCGGTGGTAGATTTAATTCGAGGCTGGATGCCGGAGTGGCTCCAACGGTTGATGGTTTATGGCATTATTCGCATCACCTTCGGGAAACATGAAGATTATGGGATGGCAAAACCCCAACATCGCATCTTTGAGAAGCATCCCACTCTCAATAGCGAAATCCCCTATTACATCAAACATGGTCGAATTACTCCCAAGCCAGAAGTCCAGCAGTTAGACGGTGACAAGGTTGAATTTGTTGATGGGACACGGGAAGTGTTTGATCTAATTGTTTGTGCTACAGGTTATGATGTTGCTTATCCTTTTTTACCGGAAGAACTGCAACGAGTCAAAGGAACTGTGGTTGAATGCTATGGCGGTTCTTTTCTCGCCGATTATAGAGGATTAGCTTATGTGGGCTGGGGACAGGCCAGAGGCGGTGTCGGTTCTCTGATTTCAGCCTATGGTCCCCTCTTTGCCCGCTGTTTGCAACTTCAAGACGAGATTAAGGTTCCGATTGGTCGTGTTTTTCAGGAAATGGGACAATCGTTACCCAAAACTCATCTTTCTGATCCTCAGCAAGTGTTTCGACAATTAAAGTTACTCAAGCTTGGTTTCAATTTAGTTGAGAAGAAAGCGCATCAGGTTGACAAAACCAATCCTAACTTTTGTAACCGCCCTCTGCAAGCGTAATCCCTACCTAATCAGGTTCATATTACGGATGTTTGGTTATCTTAGTGGGTTTATAGTTTAATTTTGGTTACACATACTCCTCATAGCAAAGGAGGCAGCTGCATTTTTTTATATCTTTTCTCAATGATGAATATAGAGTACTGTGATGCGATCGCGCCCAAAGCAAGATATCATCTATATTATCGTTCCCTGTTTCCAGGAACTGTTACTTAACTCACTGCTCCTTCCTGCAATGGTAATCAGAGATACTTGTTGAGAGTTCTGGGCGAACATTACGTAAAAGTTGAATGAATACTAACGAAACTTATCTGAATCACCCTACTTTTGGCTTACTCTATCGAGTTTGCCTTGTTGAGCCAAATCGAGAGATCTTTA encodes the following:
- a CDS encoding NAD(P)-binding domain-containing protein, which encodes MNSTTHKQLIIGAGFVGLGIAQALKAADIPYDQVDASDDIGGNWYHGVYETAHIISSKKVTQFSHFPMPRHYPDFPSAKQMRDYLHAFADYFHLRPHIELNQKVIDVRPIEDNLWQVTFANQEQRIYKGVILCNGHHWCRRFPEFKGEFSGKIIHSKDYKTPDQLRGKRVLVIGGGNSGCDLAAEAARVGAKSVLSLRESVWFIPKTFAGKPVVDLIRGWMPEWLQRLMVYGIIRITFGKHEDYGMAKPQHRIFEKHPTLNSEIPYYIKHGRITPKPEVQQLDGDKVEFVDGTREVFDLIVCATGYDVAYPFLPEELQRVKGTVVECYGGSFLADYRGLAYVGWGQARGGVGSLISAYGPLFARCLQLQDEIKVPIGRVFQEMGQSLPKTHLSDPQQVFRQLKLLKLGFNLVEKKAHQVDKTNPNFCNRPLQA